A part of Astyanax mexicanus isolate ESR-SI-001 chromosome 2, AstMex3_surface, whole genome shotgun sequence genomic DNA contains:
- the LOC111196429 gene encoding uncharacterized protein LOC111196429 isoform X2 yields the protein MVLLQAGLGRRTVDIPEDADHSEISALLLESFPKMATLDGAWLLYKPAGGSGQRRLNVVSPEAEGYSGAHLTTGYTGKSCYYIMPIQESLDTSPLPFLAKEFSKMPKAKCINCQIHVPVQLLSLHIQDCQKTDTDSDCEITDDPSEICPICEVPYPVTDLPLHASFCGESHLHFRDTLPSTSSAASAVQSTLSTAYPLVPAIKEWKSVQDPQEAVQLFLEQLKQEGASQPSLLLSLDATDDDEQRDCSLIKFYKSDYEKSQWKAPFRCSIKGDAAIGAGVTRHVLSSAIARLKHGFKLNLDFDLGNAAETLLFEGEPDHLVPAASTVLLESDLFRMAGRILGHSVINGGPTLSGLSRAVVSALTNCQKEMTKSKLCLEDCPDTEQRDTIGLLLKEEWTEEELSRINNLCLDWYCTVPTKDTNKLLIFQQLLSHAVLGRVTAQIKQLQKGIKDTGIWPLIEHRPEVVPLLFPTETEVQLTPQQVLQSIIWPRARSNHDDSDDDMPEETIALLSAFFRRYVEEASSDRLKMLLKFWVGWEVPPQRLKLEFVQSRGPRHLPTAATCSERLRLPNHYKKFEELKADLMVCLVSVDTGFGLV from the exons ATGGTACTTCTCCAAGCTGGACTAGGCCGTAGGACAGTTGACATTCCAGAGGATGCCGATCACTCAGAG ATTTCAGCACTCCTTCTAGAATCCTTTCCAAAAATGGCTACCTTGGATGGGGCTTGGTTGCTGTATAAACCAGCTG GGGGCTCAGGGCAGCGGAGGCTAAATGTTGTATCACCTGAGGCAGAGGGCTATTCTGGAGCCCACTTAACAACTGGTTATACTGGAAAGAGCTGCTATTATATAATGCCAATCCAGGAGAGCCTGGATACAAGCCCCTTGCCCTTTTTGGCCAAAGAGTTTTCCAAAATGCCTAAGGCAAAATGCATCAACTGCCAGATCCATGTACCTGTACAGCTGCTGTCACTTCACATTCAAGATTGCCAGAAAACT GACACTGACTCAGATTGTGAAATTACTGATGATCCTTCTGAG aTTTGCCCTATATGTGAGGTTCCATACCCTGTTACAGACCTGCCGCTACATGCAAGCTTTTGTGGTGAAAG TCATCTTCATTTTAGGGACACTCTACCCAGCACATCCTCTGCAGCTTCAGCAGTTCAGTCAACGCTATCAACTGCTTACCCATTAGTACCTGCGATTAAAG AATGGAAATCAGTGCAAGATCCACAAGAGGCTGTACAGCTCTTCCTGGAGCAACTTAAACAAGAGGGGGCAAGTCAACCATCACTCCTTCTGTCCCTGGATGCAACAGATGATGACGAACAAAGGGATTGTTCTCTCATCAAATTTTACAAAAGTGACTATGAAAAAAGCCAATGGAAAGCTCCTTTCCGCTGCAGCATTAAAG GGGATGCTGCAATTGGAGCAGGTGTGACAAGACATGTGCTATCTTCAGCCATTGCCAGGTTAAAGCATGGTTTTAAACTAAACCTTG ATTTTGATCTAGGCAATGCAGCGGAGACTCTGTTGTTTGAGGGAGAACCTGACCACCTGGTTCCTGCTGCATCTACAGTGCTTCTGGAGAGTGATCTTTTCCGTATGGCAGGTAGAATCCTTGGTCACTCTGTGATCAATGGTGGTCCTACACTGTCTGGGTTGAGTCGGGCAGTGGTCAGTGCCTTAACAAATTGCCAAAAGGAAATGACAAAATCAAAACTCTGCCTAGAAGACTGCCCCGATACAGAGCAAAGGGACACTATTGGTCTT CTGCTAAAAGAAGAGTGGACTGAGGAAGAATTGTCAAGAATAAACAATCTCTGCTTGGATTGGTACTGCACAGTGCCTACAAAGGACACAAACAAGCTTCTGATATTCCAGCAGCTCCTCTCCCATGCT GTTCTTGGCAGAGTAACTGCACAGATTAAGCAGCTCCAAAAAGGGATAAAAGACACAGGCATTTGGCCATTAATCGAACACAGACCTGAAGTCGTACCGCTGCTGTTTCCTACAGAAACAGAAGTTCAGTTAACACCACAG CAAGTCCTGCAGTCCATTATATGGCCCCGTGCAAGATCCAATCACGATGATAGTGATGACGACATGCCTGAAGAGACAATTGCTCTTCTCTCTGCATTTTTCAGAAGATATGTTGAAGAGG CTTCCTCTGACAGATTAAAGATGCTACTAAAGTTCTGGGTCGGCTGGGAGGTGCCACCTCAGCGCCTAAAGCTGGAATTTGTTCAATCCAGAGGACCAAGACACCTTCCAACTGCTGCGACATGTTCAGAACGTCTGCGGTTGCCAAATCACTACAAGAAATTTGAGGAGCTCAAGGCTGATCTTATGGTCTGTCTCGTGTCTGTGGATACTGGCTTTGGCCTTGTCTAA
- the LOC111196429 gene encoding uncharacterized protein LOC111196429 isoform X1, with the protein MVLLQAGLGRRTVDIPEDADHSEISALLLESFPKMATLDGAWLLYKPAGGSGQRRLNVVSPEAEGYSGAHLTTGYTGKSCYYIMPIQESLDTSPLPFLAKEFSKMPKAKCINCQIHVPVQLLSLHIQDCQKTDTDSDCEITDDPSEICPICEVPYPVTDLPLHASFCGESSHLHFRDTLPSTSSAASAVQSTLSTAYPLVPAIKEWKSVQDPQEAVQLFLEQLKQEGASQPSLLLSLDATDDDEQRDCSLIKFYKSDYEKSQWKAPFRCSIKGDAAIGAGVTRHVLSSAIARLKHGFKLNLDFDLGNAAETLLFEGEPDHLVPAASTVLLESDLFRMAGRILGHSVINGGPTLSGLSRAVVSALTNCQKEMTKSKLCLEDCPDTEQRDTIGLLLKEEWTEEELSRINNLCLDWYCTVPTKDTNKLLIFQQLLSHAVLGRVTAQIKQLQKGIKDTGIWPLIEHRPEVVPLLFPTETEVQLTPQQVLQSIIWPRARSNHDDSDDDMPEETIALLSAFFRRYVEEASSDRLKMLLKFWVGWEVPPQRLKLEFVQSRGPRHLPTAATCSERLRLPNHYKKFEELKADLMVCLVSVDTGFGLV; encoded by the exons ATGGTACTTCTCCAAGCTGGACTAGGCCGTAGGACAGTTGACATTCCAGAGGATGCCGATCACTCAGAG ATTTCAGCACTCCTTCTAGAATCCTTTCCAAAAATGGCTACCTTGGATGGGGCTTGGTTGCTGTATAAACCAGCTG GGGGCTCAGGGCAGCGGAGGCTAAATGTTGTATCACCTGAGGCAGAGGGCTATTCTGGAGCCCACTTAACAACTGGTTATACTGGAAAGAGCTGCTATTATATAATGCCAATCCAGGAGAGCCTGGATACAAGCCCCTTGCCCTTTTTGGCCAAAGAGTTTTCCAAAATGCCTAAGGCAAAATGCATCAACTGCCAGATCCATGTACCTGTACAGCTGCTGTCACTTCACATTCAAGATTGCCAGAAAACT GACACTGACTCAGATTGTGAAATTACTGATGATCCTTCTGAG aTTTGCCCTATATGTGAGGTTCCATACCCTGTTACAGACCTGCCGCTACATGCAAGCTTTTGTGGTGAAAG CAGTCATCTTCATTTTAGGGACACTCTACCCAGCACATCCTCTGCAGCTTCAGCAGTTCAGTCAACGCTATCAACTGCTTACCCATTAGTACCTGCGATTAAAG AATGGAAATCAGTGCAAGATCCACAAGAGGCTGTACAGCTCTTCCTGGAGCAACTTAAACAAGAGGGGGCAAGTCAACCATCACTCCTTCTGTCCCTGGATGCAACAGATGATGACGAACAAAGGGATTGTTCTCTCATCAAATTTTACAAAAGTGACTATGAAAAAAGCCAATGGAAAGCTCCTTTCCGCTGCAGCATTAAAG GGGATGCTGCAATTGGAGCAGGTGTGACAAGACATGTGCTATCTTCAGCCATTGCCAGGTTAAAGCATGGTTTTAAACTAAACCTTG ATTTTGATCTAGGCAATGCAGCGGAGACTCTGTTGTTTGAGGGAGAACCTGACCACCTGGTTCCTGCTGCATCTACAGTGCTTCTGGAGAGTGATCTTTTCCGTATGGCAGGTAGAATCCTTGGTCACTCTGTGATCAATGGTGGTCCTACACTGTCTGGGTTGAGTCGGGCAGTGGTCAGTGCCTTAACAAATTGCCAAAAGGAAATGACAAAATCAAAACTCTGCCTAGAAGACTGCCCCGATACAGAGCAAAGGGACACTATTGGTCTT CTGCTAAAAGAAGAGTGGACTGAGGAAGAATTGTCAAGAATAAACAATCTCTGCTTGGATTGGTACTGCACAGTGCCTACAAAGGACACAAACAAGCTTCTGATATTCCAGCAGCTCCTCTCCCATGCT GTTCTTGGCAGAGTAACTGCACAGATTAAGCAGCTCCAAAAAGGGATAAAAGACACAGGCATTTGGCCATTAATCGAACACAGACCTGAAGTCGTACCGCTGCTGTTTCCTACAGAAACAGAAGTTCAGTTAACACCACAG CAAGTCCTGCAGTCCATTATATGGCCCCGTGCAAGATCCAATCACGATGATAGTGATGACGACATGCCTGAAGAGACAATTGCTCTTCTCTCTGCATTTTTCAGAAGATATGTTGAAGAGG CTTCCTCTGACAGATTAAAGATGCTACTAAAGTTCTGGGTCGGCTGGGAGGTGCCACCTCAGCGCCTAAAGCTGGAATTTGTTCAATCCAGAGGACCAAGACACCTTCCAACTGCTGCGACATGTTCAGAACGTCTGCGGTTGCCAAATCACTACAAGAAATTTGAGGAGCTCAAGGCTGATCTTATGGTCTGTCTCGTGTCTGTGGATACTGGCTTTGGCCTTGTCTAA
- the LOC111196429 gene encoding uncharacterized protein LOC111196429 isoform X3 codes for MVLLQAGLGRRTVDIPEDADHSEISALLLESFPKMATLDGAWLLYKPAGGSGQRRLNVVSPEAEGYSGAHLTTGYTGKSCYYIMPIQESLDTSPLPFLAKEFSKMPKAKCINCQIHVPVQLLSLHIQDCQKTDTDSDCEITDDPSEICPICEVPYPVTDLPLHASFCGESSHLHFRDTLPSTSSAASAVQSTLSTAYPLVPAIKEWKSVQDPQEAVQLFLEQLKQEGASQPSLLLSLDATDDDEQRDCSLIKFYKSDYEKSQWKAPFRCSIKGDAAIGAGVTRHVLSSAIARLKHGFKLNLGNAAETLLFEGEPDHLVPAASTVLLESDLFRMAGRILGHSVINGGPTLSGLSRAVVSALTNCQKEMTKSKLCLEDCPDTEQRDTIGLLLKEEWTEEELSRINNLCLDWYCTVPTKDTNKLLIFQQLLSHAVLGRVTAQIKQLQKGIKDTGIWPLIEHRPEVVPLLFPTETEVQLTPQQVLQSIIWPRARSNHDDSDDDMPEETIALLSAFFRRYVEEASSDRLKMLLKFWVGWEVPPQRLKLEFVQSRGPRHLPTAATCSERLRLPNHYKKFEELKADLMVCLVSVDTGFGLV; via the exons ATGGTACTTCTCCAAGCTGGACTAGGCCGTAGGACAGTTGACATTCCAGAGGATGCCGATCACTCAGAG ATTTCAGCACTCCTTCTAGAATCCTTTCCAAAAATGGCTACCTTGGATGGGGCTTGGTTGCTGTATAAACCAGCTG GGGGCTCAGGGCAGCGGAGGCTAAATGTTGTATCACCTGAGGCAGAGGGCTATTCTGGAGCCCACTTAACAACTGGTTATACTGGAAAGAGCTGCTATTATATAATGCCAATCCAGGAGAGCCTGGATACAAGCCCCTTGCCCTTTTTGGCCAAAGAGTTTTCCAAAATGCCTAAGGCAAAATGCATCAACTGCCAGATCCATGTACCTGTACAGCTGCTGTCACTTCACATTCAAGATTGCCAGAAAACT GACACTGACTCAGATTGTGAAATTACTGATGATCCTTCTGAG aTTTGCCCTATATGTGAGGTTCCATACCCTGTTACAGACCTGCCGCTACATGCAAGCTTTTGTGGTGAAAG CAGTCATCTTCATTTTAGGGACACTCTACCCAGCACATCCTCTGCAGCTTCAGCAGTTCAGTCAACGCTATCAACTGCTTACCCATTAGTACCTGCGATTAAAG AATGGAAATCAGTGCAAGATCCACAAGAGGCTGTACAGCTCTTCCTGGAGCAACTTAAACAAGAGGGGGCAAGTCAACCATCACTCCTTCTGTCCCTGGATGCAACAGATGATGACGAACAAAGGGATTGTTCTCTCATCAAATTTTACAAAAGTGACTATGAAAAAAGCCAATGGAAAGCTCCTTTCCGCTGCAGCATTAAAG GGGATGCTGCAATTGGAGCAGGTGTGACAAGACATGTGCTATCTTCAGCCATTGCCAGGTTAAAGCATGGTTTTAAACTAAACCTTG GCAATGCAGCGGAGACTCTGTTGTTTGAGGGAGAACCTGACCACCTGGTTCCTGCTGCATCTACAGTGCTTCTGGAGAGTGATCTTTTCCGTATGGCAGGTAGAATCCTTGGTCACTCTGTGATCAATGGTGGTCCTACACTGTCTGGGTTGAGTCGGGCAGTGGTCAGTGCCTTAACAAATTGCCAAAAGGAAATGACAAAATCAAAACTCTGCCTAGAAGACTGCCCCGATACAGAGCAAAGGGACACTATTGGTCTT CTGCTAAAAGAAGAGTGGACTGAGGAAGAATTGTCAAGAATAAACAATCTCTGCTTGGATTGGTACTGCACAGTGCCTACAAAGGACACAAACAAGCTTCTGATATTCCAGCAGCTCCTCTCCCATGCT GTTCTTGGCAGAGTAACTGCACAGATTAAGCAGCTCCAAAAAGGGATAAAAGACACAGGCATTTGGCCATTAATCGAACACAGACCTGAAGTCGTACCGCTGCTGTTTCCTACAGAAACAGAAGTTCAGTTAACACCACAG CAAGTCCTGCAGTCCATTATATGGCCCCGTGCAAGATCCAATCACGATGATAGTGATGACGACATGCCTGAAGAGACAATTGCTCTTCTCTCTGCATTTTTCAGAAGATATGTTGAAGAGG CTTCCTCTGACAGATTAAAGATGCTACTAAAGTTCTGGGTCGGCTGGGAGGTGCCACCTCAGCGCCTAAAGCTGGAATTTGTTCAATCCAGAGGACCAAGACACCTTCCAACTGCTGCGACATGTTCAGAACGTCTGCGGTTGCCAAATCACTACAAGAAATTTGAGGAGCTCAAGGCTGATCTTATGGTCTGTCTCGTGTCTGTGGATACTGGCTTTGGCCTTGTCTAA
- the LOC111196429 gene encoding uncharacterized protein LOC111196429 isoform X4 has product MVLLQAGLGRRTVDIPEDADHSEISALLLESFPKMATLDGAWLLYKPAGGSGQRRLNVVSPEAEGYSGAHLTTGYTGKSCYYIMPIQESLDTSPLPFLAKEFSKMPKAKCINCQIHVPVQLLSLHIQDCQKTDTDSDCEITDDPSEICPICEVPYPVTDLPLHASFCGESSHLHFRDTLPSTSSAASAVQSTLSTAYPLVPAIKEWKSVQDPQEAVQLFLEQLKQEGASQPSLLLSLDATDDDEQRDCSLIKFYKSDYEKSQWKAPFRCSIKGDAAIGAGVTRHVLSSAIARLKHGFKLNLVLLESDLFRMAGRILGHSVINGGPTLSGLSRAVVSALTNCQKEMTKSKLCLEDCPDTEQRDTIGLLLKEEWTEEELSRINNLCLDWYCTVPTKDTNKLLIFQQLLSHAVLGRVTAQIKQLQKGIKDTGIWPLIEHRPEVVPLLFPTETEVQLTPQQVLQSIIWPRARSNHDDSDDDMPEETIALLSAFFRRYVEEASSDRLKMLLKFWVGWEVPPQRLKLEFVQSRGPRHLPTAATCSERLRLPNHYKKFEELKADLMVCLVSVDTGFGLV; this is encoded by the exons ATGGTACTTCTCCAAGCTGGACTAGGCCGTAGGACAGTTGACATTCCAGAGGATGCCGATCACTCAGAG ATTTCAGCACTCCTTCTAGAATCCTTTCCAAAAATGGCTACCTTGGATGGGGCTTGGTTGCTGTATAAACCAGCTG GGGGCTCAGGGCAGCGGAGGCTAAATGTTGTATCACCTGAGGCAGAGGGCTATTCTGGAGCCCACTTAACAACTGGTTATACTGGAAAGAGCTGCTATTATATAATGCCAATCCAGGAGAGCCTGGATACAAGCCCCTTGCCCTTTTTGGCCAAAGAGTTTTCCAAAATGCCTAAGGCAAAATGCATCAACTGCCAGATCCATGTACCTGTACAGCTGCTGTCACTTCACATTCAAGATTGCCAGAAAACT GACACTGACTCAGATTGTGAAATTACTGATGATCCTTCTGAG aTTTGCCCTATATGTGAGGTTCCATACCCTGTTACAGACCTGCCGCTACATGCAAGCTTTTGTGGTGAAAG CAGTCATCTTCATTTTAGGGACACTCTACCCAGCACATCCTCTGCAGCTTCAGCAGTTCAGTCAACGCTATCAACTGCTTACCCATTAGTACCTGCGATTAAAG AATGGAAATCAGTGCAAGATCCACAAGAGGCTGTACAGCTCTTCCTGGAGCAACTTAAACAAGAGGGGGCAAGTCAACCATCACTCCTTCTGTCCCTGGATGCAACAGATGATGACGAACAAAGGGATTGTTCTCTCATCAAATTTTACAAAAGTGACTATGAAAAAAGCCAATGGAAAGCTCCTTTCCGCTGCAGCATTAAAG GGGATGCTGCAATTGGAGCAGGTGTGACAAGACATGTGCTATCTTCAGCCATTGCCAGGTTAAAGCATGGTTTTAAACTAAACCTTG TGCTTCTGGAGAGTGATCTTTTCCGTATGGCAGGTAGAATCCTTGGTCACTCTGTGATCAATGGTGGTCCTACACTGTCTGGGTTGAGTCGGGCAGTGGTCAGTGCCTTAACAAATTGCCAAAAGGAAATGACAAAATCAAAACTCTGCCTAGAAGACTGCCCCGATACAGAGCAAAGGGACACTATTGGTCTT CTGCTAAAAGAAGAGTGGACTGAGGAAGAATTGTCAAGAATAAACAATCTCTGCTTGGATTGGTACTGCACAGTGCCTACAAAGGACACAAACAAGCTTCTGATATTCCAGCAGCTCCTCTCCCATGCT GTTCTTGGCAGAGTAACTGCACAGATTAAGCAGCTCCAAAAAGGGATAAAAGACACAGGCATTTGGCCATTAATCGAACACAGACCTGAAGTCGTACCGCTGCTGTTTCCTACAGAAACAGAAGTTCAGTTAACACCACAG CAAGTCCTGCAGTCCATTATATGGCCCCGTGCAAGATCCAATCACGATGATAGTGATGACGACATGCCTGAAGAGACAATTGCTCTTCTCTCTGCATTTTTCAGAAGATATGTTGAAGAGG CTTCCTCTGACAGATTAAAGATGCTACTAAAGTTCTGGGTCGGCTGGGAGGTGCCACCTCAGCGCCTAAAGCTGGAATTTGTTCAATCCAGAGGACCAAGACACCTTCCAACTGCTGCGACATGTTCAGAACGTCTGCGGTTGCCAAATCACTACAAGAAATTTGAGGAGCTCAAGGCTGATCTTATGGTCTGTCTCGTGTCTGTGGATACTGGCTTTGGCCTTGTCTAA
- the LOC125799167 gene encoding uncharacterized protein LOC125799167: MEGEEERQQDTLRRHLLSRLLSKLELGLTREPVDLDYMEFTCRQELYLCNALSRHIDMPTEILHALQDLFRLVTEHIECISGRNGYVETLPGQMGRPKLDIERETLEEFLETDLPVPCIAKMMGVSIRTVFRRMQQFGLSARRYSSMSDEELDRVVQDVKNEMPMAGYRMVKGRLRSLGVHVQWRRVAASLHRVDSLGIISRLAGLGCVVRRTYSVRGPLSLWHVDTNHKLIRYNIVLFGAVDGYSRKVMCLRVATNNLASTAFAAFKEATEKHGIPSRVRADQGVENVEIARFMFNVRGTDRGSFMSGKSVHNQRIERLWRDVKTCVTSKYQNMLQSLERDQLLDVCSSEDLFAVHAVFLPKLRKDLESFVDGWNNHPIRTENNMTPEQLWYCGIRETSIDQPENVEDLEEPDIDWDIATNHDGEIDGEIVVPQIESHLNEGQIQVVQSLIEQSDPDLPARDLYLTCREYILAQGE; the protein is encoded by the exons ATGGAGGGCGAGGAGGAGCGACAGCAG GACACTCTGAGAAGACACCTGCTCTCAAGGCTTCTCTCCAAATTAGAACTTGGGCTCACAAGAGAACCTGTCGATTTAGATTACATGGAATTTACATGTAGGCAGGAGTTGTATTTGTGTAATGCACTGTCCAGACACATTGATATGCCCACAGAGATTTTGCATGCTCTACAGGACCTTTTTAGGCTTGTGACCGAACACATTGAATGCATCAGTGGCAGAAATGGATATGTTGAGACACTACCTGGGCAGATGGGGCGTCCCAAGTTAGACATTGAGAGAGAGACCTTGGAAGAGTTCCTAGAAACTGACTTGCCTGTGCCCTGCATTGCAAAGATGATGGGAGTCTCAATACGTACAGTGTTTAGACGCATGCAGCAGTTTGGCCTGTCGGCTAGACGGTACAGCAGTATGAGTGATGAGGAACTGGACAGGGTGGTACAGgatgtaaaaaatgaaatgccgATGGCTGGCTACCGGATGGTTAAGGGGAGGCTGCGATCACTGGGAGTCCATGTTCAGTGGAGGAGAGTGGCTGCATCATTGCACCGTGTGGATTCTCTGGGAATCATCTCAAGACTTGCTGGATTAGGCTGTGTTGTACGCAGGACTTATTCTGTGAGAGGTCCTCTTTCACTTTGGCATGTGGACACAAACCACAAACTAATCAG GTACAACATTGTACTGTTTGGCGCAGTGGATGGGTATTCCAGAAAA GTGATGTGTCTGCGTGTTGCTACCAACAATCTGGCATCAACTGCGTTCGCAGCCTTCAAAGAGGCAACAGAAAAGCATGGCATACCATCAAG GGTCAGAGCTGACCAAGGTGTTGAAAACGTTGAAATCGCAAGATTTATGTTTAACGTTCGTGGAACCGACAGGGGAAGCTTTATGTCTGGCAAAAGCGTTCATAATCAAAG AATTGAACGCTTGTGGCGTGATGTCAAAACCTGCGTGACCTCGAAGTACCAAAACATGCTTCAGAGTCTGGAGAGGGATCAGCTTCTTGATGTTTGCTCCTCAG AAGACCTTTTTGCTGTCCATGCGGTGTTCCTACCAAAACTAAGGAAAGACCTTGAGAGTTTCGTTGATGGTTGGAACAATCACCCAATTCGGACAGAAAACAACATGACCCCTGAGCAGTTGTGGTACTGTGGTATCAGGGAAACCAGTATTGATCAGCCAGAAAATGTTGAG GATCTAGAGGAGCCTGACATTGACTGGGACATTGCCACAAACCACGATGGCGAGATTGATGGAGAGATTGTGGTTCCTCAAATTGAGTCGCATTTAAATGAAGGACAAATACAGGTGGTTCAGAGCCTCATTGAACAGAGTGACCCAGACCTGCCGGCAAGGGACTTGTATTTAACATGTCGTGAATACATTTTGGCACAGGGAGagtag